In Numenius arquata chromosome 3, bNumArq3.hap1.1, whole genome shotgun sequence, one genomic interval encodes:
- the ORMDL1 gene encoding ORM1-like protein 1, with protein sequence MNVGVAHSEVNPNTRVMNSRGMWLTYALGVGMLHIVLLSIPFFSVPVAWTLTNVIHNLGMYVFLHAVKGTPFETPDQGKARLLTHWEQLDYGVQFTSSRKFFTISPIILYFLASFYTKYDPTHFILNTTSLLTVLIPKLPQLHGVRIFGINKY encoded by the exons ATGAACGTAGGAGTTGCCCACAGCGAGGTAAATCCAAACACACGGGTGATGAACAGTCGTGGAATGTGGCTGACGTATGCACTCGGAGTTGGCATGCTGCACATTGTCTTGCTCAGCATTCCTTTCTTTAGTGTCCCTGTCGCCTGGACTTTAACAAATGTGATTCACAACCTG ggaATGTATGTGTTTTTGCATGCAGTAAAGGGAACTCCTTTTGAAACACCTGATCAGGGGAAAGCTAGGCTACTAACACACTGGGAACAACTGGACTATGGAGTACAATTTACATCTTCAAGAAAATTCTTCACAATCTCTCCTATAATTCT GTACTTCCTGGCCAGTTTCTACACAAAGTATGATCCAACACACTTTATCCTCAACACCACCTCTCTCCTGACTGTTCTTATCCCCAAGCTGCCACAGTTGCATGGCGTTCGAATCTTTGGCATCAATAAATATTAA